In a single window of the Bos taurus isolate L1 Dominette 01449 registration number 42190680 breed Hereford chromosome 23, ARS-UCD2.0, whole genome shotgun sequence genome:
- the NFKBIE gene encoding NF-kappa-B inhibitor epsilon (The RefSeq protein has 2 substitutions compared to this genomic sequence), whose protein sequence is MSEARKGPDETDESQYDSGIESLRSLRSLPESTPRPASGPSDGGGPQPWIHSPGTAKEPEEKEDTDGERADSTCGSSSLTEPLSLSGDPRTEDAVPDSPLPVAGALSPQQLEALTYISEDGDTLIHLAVIHEAPAVLLYCLALLPQEVLDIQNNLYQTALHLAVHLDQPGAVRALVLKGASRVLQDRHGDTALHVACQRQHLACARCLLEGQPEPGRGPPHSLDLQLQNWQGLACLHIATLQRNRPLMELLLQNGADIDVQEGTSGKTALHLAVETQERGLVQFLLQAGARVDARMLNGCTPLHLAAGRGLSGISSTLCEAGADSLLRNVEDETPQDLAEDPFALLPFDDLKVSGKPLLCAD, encoded by the exons ATGTCGGAGGCGCGGAAGGGGCCGGACGAGACCGATGAAAGCCAGTATGACTCGGGCATCGAGTCTCTGCGCTCCCTGCGCTCCCTGCCCGAGTCCACCCCGCGCCCAGCCTCGGGGCCCTCAGACGGCGGGGGCCCCCAGCCCTGGATTCATTCTCCGGGAACCGCCAAGGAGCCAGAGGAGAAGGAAGACACGGACGGGGAGCGGGCTGACTCCACCTACGGCTCCTCATCACTCACCGAGCCCCTGTCCTTGTCGGGAGACCCCAGGACCGAGGACGCAGTTCCAGACTCACCGCTCCCCGTCGCCGGGGCGCTGAGCCCTCAGCAGCTGGAAGCACTCACGTACATTTCCGAGGACGGAGACAC gctgATCCACCTGGCAGTGATTCACGAGGCCCCCGCCGTGCTGCTGTATTGCCTGGCTCTGCTGCCCCAGGAAGTCTTGGACATTCAGAACAACCTTTACCAG ACAGCACTTCATTTGGCTGTACATCTGGACCAGCCAGGTGCAGTTCGGGCCCTGGTGCTGAAGGGGGCCAGCCGGGTGCTGCAGGACCGACATGGTGACACAGCCCTGCATGTAGCCTGCCAGCGCCAACACCTGGCCTGTGCCCGCTGCCTACTGgaggggcagccagagccgggCAGAGGACCACCTCACTCTTTGGACCTCCAGCTGCAAAACTGGCAAG GTCTGGCCTGTCTCCACATCGCCACCCTGCAGAGGAACCGGCCACTCATGGAACTGCTGCTTCAGAACGGAGCTGACATTGATGTGCAG GAGGGCACGAGCGGGAAGACAGCGCTGCACCTGGCCGTGGAGACCCAGGAGCGGGGTCTGGTgcaattcctcctccaggcggGGGCCCGGGTGGACGCCCGCATGCTCAATGGGTGCACGCCTCTGCACCTGGCGGCGGGCCGGGGCCTCAGCGGCATCTCGTCCACCCTGTGCGAGGCAGGTGCCGACTCCCTGCTGCGAAACGTGGAGGATGAGACTCCCCAGGACCTGGCTGAGGAC ccctttgccctgttGCCCTTCGACGACCTGAAGATCTCTGGGAAGCCACTGCTGTGTGCTGACTGA